Below is a window of Flavobacterium sp. CFS9 DNA.
AAAAATTCCTTTTACAGGAACTTTCGCCAACTTCTCTACAGGAAGAGTTTATGACCAAATCCGTCAATCAGTTGCTTATTCTGACAAAAACGTAAAAATTTGTGCTTCTCACGCCGGTTTAACACTAGGTGAAGACGGAGCAACACACCAAATTCTTGAAGATATCGGATTAATGAAAATGTTGCCAGGAATGACTGTAATCAATACTTGTGATTACAATCAGACTAAAGCAGCTACTTTAGCATTAGCAGATCACCACGGACCGGCTTACTTACGTTTCGGTCGTCCGGTAGTACCTAACTTCACTCCTGCTGATGAGCCTTTCGTAATTGGAAAAGCCATTTTATTAAACGAAGGAACTGATGTAACTATCGTTGCAACAGGACACTTAGTTTGGGAAGCTCTTATCGCTGCTGAAGCTCTTGAAGCAAAAGGGATCTCTGCTGAAGTAATCAACATCCACACCATTAAACCTCTTGACGAAGAAGCTATTCTAAAATCATTAGCTAAAACAAAATGCATTGTAACTGCTGAAGAGCACAACATTCTTGGAGGTCTTGGAGAAAGCGTTTCAAGAGTATTAGCCCTAAACAATCCTGCACCACAGGAATTTGTAGCCGTTAATGACAGTTTTGGTGAATCCGGAACTCCGGAGCAGCTAATGGAAAAATACAAATTAAACAATCAGGCGATCGTTGAAGCTGTAGAAAGAGTAATCAAAAGAAAATAATTATTTCATTTTCTTACTTTATAAAAAGACCCCGAAAAGCAATTTTCGGGGTCTTTCATTTTAAGACCTCTCCTTAAGAGAGAATTAGAACATATTTCATCTTACCTCCATCTTTATAAAATTTCTTTTTACTTCACGCAGATTTTGCAGATTCAGTAGATTTTATTTTTTGAAACTCGTAATGTCTCTTTCTAAATCTGTATAGCACAAAAAAGACTCTGTATCTATTGAAATTAAAGTTTACAACACTTTGTAATACGCTTTTATTTCAAATATATTTTCACAGAGATTCAGACCAAATATCAAAACTGATTTATATTTTTTAAGCAAAAATCTGCCGAATCTGCAAAATCTGATTGAAAACAAATCTTCAATTCCCTGATTAAGCAGATAAAAAGCATCGTCTTTCAAGTCATAAAAAAACCTCGAAATCACTTTCGAGGTTTTATCTTTTATACAAGCTAAAAATTAGTTCTGTTTAAAAGGGTACGTTTTATCCAAATGAATCTTTAATCTTGGCTTGTCTGTATAATCTGCTTCTATAAATTTCCTGGAATTTGTATACGATTCCGGCTTACTAGGATCAGTAAGCGCTCCTGTTGGCCTTCTGGGAATACCTCTCGGTTCTGTTTCATCAACATTTGGAGTCAGAGGATTATCTACAGTTGGCTCCCAAGGGTAATATTTACTGGCACCGTAATTAATTCCATTTACGATCCCTACCTCAGTAGCTGGTTTTGTGATTTCATATCGGGTTGTAAAACCGTCTCCATCATCGTCCAGATCAAGGAAGTCTGAAATTCCGTCACCATCTGTATCATCTGCTAATCCGGCTGGAGGATTTGGATATTTTGTTTTATTGATACCAAAATCATACAAATAACCATCGCCATTAAGATCTTCTAAATAATCCGGAATACCATCTCCAACTACAAGTCTGTCACCATTTGCTGAAGTAGTAACCTCGTTATCCATTCTTTGAAGATCGTATAATTTAAAACTAAAAACTATTGGAGAATATGCAGGAATAGCATCTTTAACATCTCCATAATACGCCAGTCCTGAAGGCAAAAACATTACTCCTGCACCAAAACCACTATAGGTAATAACTCCATTGTTATCTGTACTTGAAGTACCCGTTTTAAACTTCGGAAAAATCTCTGACCAGCCTTCAATTACTGTCTTTTCAACCGCATATGGAAACAAGTTAAAAACTACCTGATTATTGTTAGAAGTATCAAAAACTGTCCCATTCAATAAATTACCAGAATAAGAAGCTACAATTTTATCTGTATTTGTTGGAGAACTACCAACTCCTTTTCTCAAGGTTAAATAATAGACTTTATAAGTAACATCATTACTATATACGTCTCTTGTATCTAAAACATACGTTTTCTGATCCCAAATGGAAACATTTCCGTCACCGGGAACTATTTTCTTTATTACTACATCCTGATCCTGAGGATTACCCGGACTATTCGTAACAATGATATAATTTGTCTTTAAATATTTGACAATAGAATCATTATCAGCTTTATATTGCGTAGCATAATCTCTTAACGGAGTAACCACCACCTCATCATCATCCTTTTTACTACAAGAAACAAACGAAATACCTGCAAGCAATAAAATAAAATAATATTTAAATTTATTCATTATTGTTAATTTTTTAGGTGCGCAAGATACAATATTGATTTATTTTTGTAAAGATTTTAACTTCGATTTTAGAAAAATTATGAGAATAGATAAATACCTCTGGTGTGTACGATATTACAAGACCAGAAACATGGTTACGGAGGCCTGCAAAAAGAACCATATCACTGTAAATGGGCAGGTTGCCAAACCATCCAAAGAAGTTTTTCCAACTGACAGAATTACTTTTAGAAAGGATCAGATTACACAAATTATAACTGTACTTGATATCCCCGAAAGCCGTGTTGGAGCAAAACTGGTTGATATATACCGAAAAAACGAAACTCCGCCTGAAGCGTATGCTCATCTGGAATTACTAAAACTATCAAAAGAACATTATCGCAAAAGCGGTACCGGAAGGCCTACCAAAAAAGACCGTCGTGATATTGACGAATACGGCAACGAAATATTTGATGAGGAAGAAGACGTTTAAATTCCAATTTTTTAAATCCCAAATTCCAAAACTTACATTCCTAAAAATTTCAAACAGATAAAATCATAAAATTCCATTATCAAAATTGGAATTTGGATTTTTCATATTGGAATTTAAATTAATTATATTAGCAAAAAAAATAAATCATGAGCAAAAATATCATTTTAACCAATCAGGAAATCGAACACAAAATAAAGCGTATCGCTTATCAGATATACGAAACTTTTGTTGATGAAGATGAAGTTGTAATTGCGGGAATCGCTTCAAATGGTTCTGTTTTTGCTCAAAAGCTTGCTTTATCTTTAGCAAGTATTTCAACTCTTAAGGTCTCCCTTTGCGAAGTTAAAATCGACAAACAAAATCCGCAATTACCTATACACACATCATTAACCAAAGAAGAGTACGAAAATAAAGGTCTCGTACTAGTAGACGACGTTTTAAATTCCGGTACTACTTTAATATATGCTGTTCGTCATTTCCTGGATGTTCCGCTTAAGAAATTCAAAACAGCAGTATTGGTTGACAGAAATCACAAGAAGTATCCGGTAAAAGCCGATTTCAAAGGAATCTCTTTATCTACTTCCTTATTAGAGCACGTACAGGTTGTTTTTGACGATAACGGCGACAACTATGCTTTTTTAAGCTAAAATAGCTAAGATATCCTGAACCGTTTCTTCGACAGTTTTATCATCAACCGTAACCTTATATTGAGCCTGGTTGTAATAAAAGCTCCTGTCGAACAAATGTTTCGCGATAAATTCTTTCATTTCCTCTTCACTCATCTCAGCAATCAAAGGACGTTTACTTTTATTATGTACCAATCTTCCATATAAAGTTTCAATAGAAGCCTTTAAATAGATTGAAATAACATCTTCTCCTTTTAATAATTCGTGGTTATTGGCATAACAAGGTGTCCCTCCTCCTAAACCTATTACACTTTTTCCAGGAGACTGGAGTAATTCTACAAACATTTCATGTTCCAGTTTTCTAAAATAAATCTCTCCATGTTTCTCGAAAATCTCATTTATTGATAAATTGGCTCTGTCTTCGATACATTTGTCCAAATCCAGAAACGGAATATTTGTAATTTTTGACATATTTTGGGCAATCGTTGACTTCCCGCACCCCATATAACCTAACAATATAATTTTTTTCATTTTAATAATACCTTATAAACTAAGAGGTTGTAAATTTTACTTAAAAAAAGACAAATTTATAATAAATAAGCTTGGAAATAATAAAAAAAACTTCTTATATTTGCACCCGCGTTCAAGAAACGAACATGACTCGATAGCTCAGTCGGTAGAGCACATCACTTTTAATGATGGGGTCCTGGGTTCGAGCCCCAGTCGGGTCACAAATTGTGACTCACAATACAAGTTTCTTGACAGCAAAGACTCGATAGCTCAGTCGGTAGAGCACATCACTTTTAATGATGGGGTCCTGGGTTCGAGCCCCAGTCGGGTCACAAAAGGTCGAGTATTAATTTACTTGACCTTTTTTAATTTTCGGCCATGTGGAGAAACGGTAGACTCGCCATCTTGAGGGGGTGGTGCTCGTAAGGGCGTGAGGGTTCAAATCCCTCCATGGTCACTAAAAAAGGTAAATTACGCAAATTGTAATTTACCTTTTTTTTATTTACAACCTCTGTTTCAGCACATTAATTCTTTATTAAATTTTACTTGAAATAAGGTAGGATATATCCAAAATAACTTCTTATATTTGCACCCGCGTTCAAGAAAAGAATATGACTCGATAGCTCAGTCGGTAGAGCACATCACTTTTAATGATGGGGTCCTGGGTTCGAGCCCCAGTCGGGTCACAAACTGTGATTCACAATAAAATTTTCCTGAAAGCAATGACTCGATAGCTCAGTCGGTAGAGCACATCACTTTTAATGATGGGGTCCTGGGTTCGAGCCCCAGTCGGGTCACCAAAGAGGTCAAGTATTAATTTACTTGACCTTTTTTTTATTTCCAGCTCTTACCTTAAAACGTTAGCCTATATAACGACAGATTAAACCAAAAGTTTACAATCATTTAAAGCCTTTCAACATTACAACCTTGAAATCAACAAATCCCGATGTGAAGCCAGAAAACTTAATAAAAGATAGAATGTTTTAAATATCTTTGAACTACAAACACATCAACACAACCAAAAACAAATTAAAAAAAAGCACAACCTTAATTATCTACTTTCCGAGAATCTAATGAAATTCTATTTTTCACTGCTGCTTATTTTTGTTTTTCCGTATTTCGGCACTGCCCAGATTGACACATCTTACATCAAACCTTTTGAGAATAAGGCTTCCGTAAGAACCTATTTGTCTATGAAATTCATTTCACTGCAACAGGAAACAGAAGGAGATATGAAAAGATTCATGCCCAATACCCCTATGAGCTTAGGTTTTGGTGTTTCTGTAAAAAATACTATAATCGACTTTAGTTACGGTTACGGACTAAGCTTTCTGAAAGACAAGGAAAAAGGAAGAACCAAAGCACTCGATTTTCAAATTCATAACTATGGAAGAAAATTCATAATTGATCTTTTCATTCAAAAATATCATGGTTTCTATACTGCTGATGATGCTGATAAAAACATACAACTGTACCCTGATTTAAAAATCCAGCAATATGGCGCTTTTGGACAATATGTTTTTAACAACAAGAAATTCTCCTATAAAGCCGCCTTTGTTCAAAACGAAAGACAATTAAAATCGGCCGGAAGCTTCTTGGTGGGCGGAGGCGTTTATTTTTCGAAAATAGGTTCTGACAGTTCTTTTGTACATAAATCTAAAAATTCACTGCGTAATTTTCAATTTGGAATTAGCGGAGGCTATGCCTACACCTGGGCAATTAGCAAAAGATGGTTTACCAGCGGATCAGTGACCGTAGGCGCAAACGTTGGCACCGAAAGAATAAATGACTTCGGAAAACAAAAAATCGAAATTTACCCCACATTTTTCCCCAGAATAGCTTTGGGCTATAACAAAGAGAGATGGTCACTTGGTCTGTCATATTTAAATAATTCTACATTCTCCGCTTTCTCTGACAACAACAAAAATAACATTGGTTTGTCTTCGGGAAACTTCCAGATTGGTGCCATCTGGAGGTTAAACACCAATCCTTTTTTAAGCAAGAAGCAATCGGAATAAAATAGCTCTACTTCTCTTCGAAAAAAAATAATAAATATTTGACAAAAGTACTTCTCTTACAAAACAAAACTTCATTAAATTCGTTTCCTGAATTATTAACCTACTAACTAATCCCAAATTGGTTTATGAAAAAATTTCTATTAGTATCATTTATTATGATCACCTGCTCTACCTGGGCACAATCTGCAACCGGCTATTTTGATAAAGCCCTTAAAAAAGCTGAAGCCGGCAATACAAAAGGAGCGATCGCCGATTACACAAAAGCCATCAGCATGAATTCTAAATTTGTAGAGGCCTATCAAAATCGCGGTGTTGCAAAACTAAAACTCAATGATCTTAAAGGTGCCCTTGCTGATTTTAGCAAAACCATCGATTTAGACAGCATGAATGCCGACGCCTATACCGGAAGAGCAAACGTAAACTACAAATTAACAAACTTTAAAGAAACGGTTGCGGACTGCACCTCATCTCTGGGCTTAAATCCAAAAGATTATATCGCTTACAACCTGAGAGGTTTGGCTTATAACAAAATCGGAGATCAGAAAAATGCCTGCAAAGACTTCACAAAAGCAATAGAATTAGGCAGCCAAAGCGCAATCAAAAACAAATCAACTTTTTGCAAATAGAGTAAAATCTTAAAGCAATACATACAAAAGCAATCTGTAGAGTTCCAACTCACAGATTGCTTTTTCTTTACAGCCCATTTCCTGATCTCGCAGATATTTTTACATTTGTTGTTTAAACCAATCTGTAATGGCGCTTCTCAAAAAAATAAACCAGAAAGCTCAACCCGATATTAATTCCGGTTTCGGATCAAATGCAAACAGCTACGGAAATCGTTTTGTGAACAAAAACGGAACTCCTAACATCGAAAAAAGAGGAATGCATGTACTTCGTCGCATCAGCTGGTACCATACCATGATCGATATGCCCAACTGGAAATTCATGTTTATCCTTTTCACGTTTTATATTGGCATCAATTTCATTTTTGCACTTGCTTATTATGCCATCGGAATTGAACATCTTGACGGAATTAAGCAATCAGAGGGCATACTAATTCAATTCGGACAGGCTTACTTTTTTAGTGCGCAGACTTTTACGACTGTAGGATACGGACATATTAGCCCTACCGGATTTTTAACGAGTGCTCTTTCTGCCGCCGAAGCTTTGATTGGATTACTGAGCTTTGCCATAGCCACCGGTTTATTCTTTGGAAGATTTAGCAAACCAACCGCTTTTTTAAAGTTTGCCGATCATGCTTTAATTTCACCTTACCAGGACAAGAGAGGCCTCATGGTGCGTCTTGTTCCTTTTAAAAACACCAATTTTACGGATGCTACCGCCAGAATGACTCTGGGATTAGGTTTGGAGGAAAATGGCCAAAAAACCAATAAATTCTACAACTTAGACCTTGAACTGGAACGCATAAATGCTCTTTCTTTAAGCTGGACATTGGTACACCCCATTACAGAAAACAGCCCTCTCTATAATTTTACAGAAGAAGATTTTAAAAAAGTACATGGCGAAATATTGGTTTTTATTACCACTTTCGACGATATGTACAGCAATACTGTAGCTGCAAGAACTTCTTATACTTTTGATGAAGTAATTTATGGCGCTAAATTTGAGACCATGTATAACAGAAGTAAGGATGGCTCCAAAACGATCCTTCATTTAGACAAATTAAACCATTACCAATCTGTAAATCTCTCGTAACCTGTGGATTTCAGCCAAGTTATAAAGGTAATTTGAGATTTTATTCTATTTTTGTTCACCAATTAGCGAAAAATGATAAACAATATTAAAACTGTTTTCAGCATAAAAGATCTTGAAAACTTATCCGGAATAAAAGCACATACCATTCGCATCTGGGAAAAAAGATACAATATCTTAGAACCCATGCGTACTGACACCAACATCAGGCTTTATAATCTGCAGAATCTTCAGAAACTTTTAAACATCACATTATTACACGAATACGGTTATAAAATATCTAAAATAGCGACCTATCCTGAAGAAAAAATTCCACAATTAGTTCGCGAAATCATCTCAAAGAAAAACTCACAAAATTACGCCATCACTTCGTTCAAAATGGCAATGATGAATTTTGATCAGGAAATCTTCTTCAATACTTTCGACTGGCTTATTTCTGAAAAATCATTTCGAGAAGTTTTCAAAGACAATTTTCTTCCCCTGTTAAAAGAATTAGGTTTACTATGGCAATCCGAAACCATAACTCCGGCGAACGAGCATTTTATGAGCCATCTGATCAAACAGAAGATATTAATTTATACCGAAAGCCTGCAGATTCTAAAACCCACGAAAACTGATCGAATTTTTGTACTTTCTCTTCCTTTAAATGAAATTCATAAAATAGGCTTACTTTATTTGCAGTACGAGATTTTATTAAAAGGATACAAAACCATTTATCTGGGCGAAAGCATGCCTATTGAAAACTTGCAAGATTTAACCAAACATTTCGAGAACATTACCTTTGTATCTTTCATGACGGTTCAACCGGATCGCAATGTAATCAACCAATATGTCAAATCGATGGGACAAAAGCTGCTTCAAAAGAACAACGAGATTTGGCTTATGGGAAACATGGTCGAACATATCGATCAGAAAATTTTATCAGAAAGAATACGCGTTTTTGATTCTATGGACGAAACAATCAGTATGCTGTAATATTTTTGTTTAAAGTTTTTGTATATTTGTTAAACAAATGAAAAAAACTATAGCAATAATAGGTTCAGGCTTTTCTTCTCTAGCCGCTTCATGTTATCTCGCACAGCAAGGTAATACGGTAACTATTTATGAGAAAAACGAAACTATTGGAGGCAGAGCCAGACAATTTAAAAAAGGAGGCTTTACTTTCGACATGGGACCAAGCTGGTATTGGATGCCGGATGTTTTCGAACGTTTTTTTCAGGATTTCAACAAAAACTCTTCCGATTATTATGAACTCATCAAACTGAATCCGGCTTACCGGGTGTATTTTGGTTTGAATGACTTCATTAGTATTTATGACAATTTAGAAGAAATAAAAAACACTTTTGAAGAGATCGAAACAGGAAGTGGTGAGAAACTTCAAAAATTCATCAATCACGCCAAAAGCAATTATGACATTGCCATCAAAGATTTAGTCTATCGTCCCGGAGTTTCGGCACTGGAATTAATCACAGTCGAAACAGCTTTCAAACTCAATCAGTTTATCAGTACTGTTAGCGCCGATATCCGAAAGCAGTTTAAGAATCAAAAACTCATCCAGATACTGGAGTTTCCCGTTTTGTTTTTAGGTGCAAAACCAACAAAAACCCCGTCTTTTTACAACTTTATGAATTATGCCGATTTTGGCTTAGGAACCTGGCATCCTAAAACCGGAATGTACGATGTCGTACGCGGCATCGAAAAACTGGCATTGGAATTAGGAGTTACGTTTAAAACCAACTCTCCTATTGAAAAGATTATCGTTAAAGACAAAAAAGCCACAGGACTTTTAATAGACGGAAAAACGATAGAAGCGGATATTATTTTGAGTGGTGCCGACTATCATCACACAGAAACTTTGCTGGATACTGAACACCGCGCTTATTCAGAAAAATATTGGGAGAGCCGGACTTTTGCTCCTTCTTCTCTTCTCTTTTTTGTGGGATTCAATAAAAAGATAGCCAACGTCACACATCACTCTTTGTTTTTTGACGTTGATTTTAACCAACATGCAGCCGACATCTACGACGATCCGAAATGGCCCGAACAACCTTTGTTTTATGCCAATTTCCCCTCTAAAACAGATGCAACCGCTGCTCCGGAAGGAATGGAAAGCGGATTTTTCCTCATTCCGTTAGCTCCCGGAATACAAGACAACGAACAACTTCGTGAAGTCTATTTCGAAAAAATAATCTCCAGATTTGAACAATTAACCGATCAACAAATAAAAAATAGCATTATATTTAAGAGATCATTTTGTAAGAACGATTTTGTTGACGATTACAATGCCTTTAAAGGCAATGCTTACGGAATGGCCAATACATTATTGCAAACCGCTTTTCTCAGACCCAAACTAAAAAGTAAAAAAGTTCGTAATTTATATTTTACGGGACAATTAACCGTTCCCGGTCCCGGTGTTCCGCCTGCTTTAATTTCAGGAAAATTGGCAGCTGAGTTAATTCAGAAATCTTTTAGATCTTAACCAATGAAATCACTATTCGACACTGTTTCTTTCAAATGCAGCAAACTGGTTACTCAGAGTTACAGCACCTCATTTTCTCTGGCCGTTAAAATGCTGTCACCGGGTATTCGTGATGCGATTTACAGCATTTACGGATTTGTGCGTTTTGCTGACGAGATTGTCGATTCTTTTCATGACTTTGAAAAAGAGAACCTCATCAATGATTTTGAAAAAGAATATTACAAAGCGATGCAAACGGGTATCAGTCTTAACCCTATTCTTAACTCCTTTCAGCATACTGTAAAGCAGTATAACATCACGGATGATCTGATTCAGGCCTTTTTAAAAAGTATGAAGCTCGATCTTGTGAAGTCAAGTTATCCTACCCATACGGAATATGAAGATTACATTTACGGATCGGCAGATGTAGTTGGTTTAATGTGTCTCAAGGTTTTTGTAAAAGGAAACGAACAAAAATACGTACAGCTCAAAAATGAAGCCATGCGATTGGGATCGGCCTTTCAGAAGGTTAATTTCCTGAGAGACCTAAAAGAAGACAATTTGGTCTTAAACCGAAATTACTTTCCGGGAATTGATTTAAACTCTTTTGACGAAGAAGCTAAAACCAGTATTATTGCTGAAATCGAAGAAGATTTCAGAATCGCTTTTCAGGGCATTGTAAAACTGCCTATCGACGCTAAATTTGGTGTT
It encodes the following:
- a CDS encoding transketolase family protein; its protein translation is MKKYTNTGSKDTRSGFGAGMTELGQKNENVVALCADLIGSLKFDDFKKNHPERFFQIGIAEANMIGIAAGLTIGGKIPFTGTFANFSTGRVYDQIRQSVAYSDKNVKICASHAGLTLGEDGATHQILEDIGLMKMLPGMTVINTCDYNQTKAATLALADHHGPAYLRFGRPVVPNFTPADEPFVIGKAILLNEGTDVTIVATGHLVWEALIAAEALEAKGISAEVINIHTIKPLDEEAILKSLAKTKCIVTAEEHNILGGLGESVSRVLALNNPAPQEFVAVNDSFGESGTPEQLMEKYKLNNQAIVEAVERVIKRK
- a CDS encoding FKBP-type peptidyl-prolyl cis-trans isomerase, with product MNKFKYYFILLLAGISFVSCSKKDDDEVVVTPLRDYATQYKADNDSIVKYLKTNYIIVTNSPGNPQDQDVVIKKIVPGDGNVSIWDQKTYVLDTRDVYSNDVTYKVYYLTLRKGVGSSPTNTDKIVASYSGNLLNGTVFDTSNNNQVVFNLFPYAVEKTVIEGWSEIFPKFKTGTSSTDNNGVITYSGFGAGVMFLPSGLAYYGDVKDAIPAYSPIVFSFKLYDLQRMDNEVTTSANGDRLVVGDGIPDYLEDLNGDGYLYDFGINKTKYPNPPAGLADDTDGDGISDFLDLDDDGDGFTTRYEITKPATEVGIVNGINYGASKYYPWEPTVDNPLTPNVDETEPRGIPRRPTGALTDPSKPESYTNSRKFIEADYTDKPRLKIHLDKTYPFKQN
- a CDS encoding RNA-binding S4 domain-containing protein — its product is MRIDKYLWCVRYYKTRNMVTEACKKNHITVNGQVAKPSKEVFPTDRITFRKDQITQIITVLDIPESRVGAKLVDIYRKNETPPEAYAHLELLKLSKEHYRKSGTGRPTKKDRRDIDEYGNEIFDEEEDV
- a CDS encoding phosphoribosyltransferase family protein translates to MSKNIILTNQEIEHKIKRIAYQIYETFVDEDEVVIAGIASNGSVFAQKLALSLASISTLKVSLCEVKIDKQNPQLPIHTSLTKEEYENKGLVLVDDVLNSGTTLIYAVRHFLDVPLKKFKTAVLVDRNHKKYPVKADFKGISLSTSLLEHVQVVFDDNGDNYAFLS
- a CDS encoding shikimate kinase, with the protein product MKKIILLGYMGCGKSTIAQNMSKITNIPFLDLDKCIEDRANLSINEIFEKHGEIYFRKLEHEMFVELLQSPGKSVIGLGGGTPCYANNHELLKGEDVISIYLKASIETLYGRLVHNKSKRPLIAEMSEEEMKEFIAKHLFDRSFYYNQAQYKVTVDDKTVEETVQDILAILA
- a CDS encoding DUF4421 family protein, which codes for MKFYFSLLLIFVFPYFGTAQIDTSYIKPFENKASVRTYLSMKFISLQQETEGDMKRFMPNTPMSLGFGVSVKNTIIDFSYGYGLSFLKDKEKGRTKALDFQIHNYGRKFIIDLFIQKYHGFYTADDADKNIQLYPDLKIQQYGAFGQYVFNNKKFSYKAAFVQNERQLKSAGSFLVGGGVYFSKIGSDSSFVHKSKNSLRNFQFGISGGYAYTWAISKRWFTSGSVTVGANVGTERINDFGKQKIEIYPTFFPRIALGYNKERWSLGLSYLNNSTFSAFSDNNKNNIGLSSGNFQIGAIWRLNTNPFLSKKQSE
- a CDS encoding tetratricopeptide repeat protein translates to MKKFLLVSFIMITCSTWAQSATGYFDKALKKAEAGNTKGAIADYTKAISMNSKFVEAYQNRGVAKLKLNDLKGALADFSKTIDLDSMNADAYTGRANVNYKLTNFKETVADCTSSLGLNPKDYIAYNLRGLAYNKIGDQKNACKDFTKAIELGSQSAIKNKSTFCK
- a CDS encoding ion channel translates to MALLKKINQKAQPDINSGFGSNANSYGNRFVNKNGTPNIEKRGMHVLRRISWYHTMIDMPNWKFMFILFTFYIGINFIFALAYYAIGIEHLDGIKQSEGILIQFGQAYFFSAQTFTTVGYGHISPTGFLTSALSAAEALIGLLSFAIATGLFFGRFSKPTAFLKFADHALISPYQDKRGLMVRLVPFKNTNFTDATARMTLGLGLEENGQKTNKFYNLDLELERINALSLSWTLVHPITENSPLYNFTEEDFKKVHGEILVFITTFDDMYSNTVAARTSYTFDEVIYGAKFETMYNRSKDGSKTILHLDKLNHYQSVNLS
- a CDS encoding MerR family transcriptional regulator — its product is MINNIKTVFSIKDLENLSGIKAHTIRIWEKRYNILEPMRTDTNIRLYNLQNLQKLLNITLLHEYGYKISKIATYPEEKIPQLVREIISKKNSQNYAITSFKMAMMNFDQEIFFNTFDWLISEKSFREVFKDNFLPLLKELGLLWQSETITPANEHFMSHLIKQKILIYTESLQILKPTKTDRIFVLSLPLNEIHKIGLLYLQYEILLKGYKTIYLGESMPIENLQDLTKHFENITFVSFMTVQPDRNVINQYVKSMGQKLLQKNNEIWLMGNMVEHIDQKILSERIRVFDSMDETISML
- a CDS encoding phytoene desaturase family protein, with amino-acid sequence MKKTIAIIGSGFSSLAASCYLAQQGNTVTIYEKNETIGGRARQFKKGGFTFDMGPSWYWMPDVFERFFQDFNKNSSDYYELIKLNPAYRVYFGLNDFISIYDNLEEIKNTFEEIETGSGEKLQKFINHAKSNYDIAIKDLVYRPGVSALELITVETAFKLNQFISTVSADIRKQFKNQKLIQILEFPVLFLGAKPTKTPSFYNFMNYADFGLGTWHPKTGMYDVVRGIEKLALELGVTFKTNSPIEKIIVKDKKATGLLIDGKTIEADIILSGADYHHTETLLDTEHRAYSEKYWESRTFAPSSLLFFVGFNKKIANVTHHSLFFDVDFNQHAADIYDDPKWPEQPLFYANFPSKTDATAAPEGMESGFFLIPLAPGIQDNEQLREVYFEKIISRFEQLTDQQIKNSIIFKRSFCKNDFVDDYNAFKGNAYGMANTLLQTAFLRPKLKSKKVRNLYFTGQLTVPGPGVPPALISGKLAAELIQKSFRS
- a CDS encoding phytoene/squalene synthase family protein, with protein sequence MKSLFDTVSFKCSKLVTQSYSTSFSLAVKMLSPGIRDAIYSIYGFVRFADEIVDSFHDFEKENLINDFEKEYYKAMQTGISLNPILNSFQHTVKQYNITDDLIQAFLKSMKLDLVKSSYPTHTEYEDYIYGSADVVGLMCLKVFVKGNEQKYVQLKNEAMRLGSAFQKVNFLRDLKEDNLVLNRNYFPGIDLNSFDEEAKTSIIAEIEEDFRIAFQGIVKLPIDAKFGVYTAYIYYRKLLQKLKNTPYYEIGNSRIRVSNYTKAGLLAQSFVTYKLKLV